One genomic region from Thalassotalea sp. PS06 encodes:
- a CDS encoding alkaline phosphatase family protein gives MVQKNKQLLLIFLDGLKPESLSEMPFLNSFRTKGRIKGEYGYSIACHGSMYSGVHTKDHGLWFVWFKNKFGGPFSIFNSFNNRFFSSFLIYKLLIHKLVSMTVGRFNTSFFGIPRFVHVNNKMISMLDVIEKRNYDEPDYLTLVPSLFDYFRKNTVSYTVVGMDKSFKEESEILNRFSEHRKEDVTYWFLGDVDHFSHKYTQESSEAKRKLRALDALLKNKYEELVSTVGSVDLIVWSDHGHITVKERVDLYSVFKQENLSLTRYDHVIDGTFARFWVKSKEEEQEILSVFNKHLAGLFEVLDEQKLKDHNLYQTDEKYGNLIIALLPGSIFTKTIWGWSKGNNSMHGYNPNYPECDGVIISNLNLDLDNCRLVDITPTVLNYVGIKVPGFMDGKSLLDE, from the coding sequence GTGGTTCAAAAAAACAAACAACTACTTCTAATATTTTTAGACGGGTTAAAGCCAGAGAGTTTATCTGAAATGCCTTTCTTAAATTCATTTCGAACGAAGGGCAGAATTAAGGGCGAATATGGTTACAGTATAGCTTGTCATGGGAGCATGTATTCTGGGGTGCATACAAAAGATCATGGCTTGTGGTTTGTGTGGTTTAAAAATAAGTTTGGAGGACCATTTTCGATATTTAATTCTTTCAATAATAGGTTCTTTTCTAGTTTTTTAATCTATAAACTTTTGATACATAAACTGGTATCGATGACTGTTGGGCGATTTAATACATCGTTTTTTGGAATACCGAGGTTTGTTCATGTAAATAATAAAATGATTTCTATGTTAGATGTTATTGAAAAACGTAATTATGACGAACCTGACTATCTAACTTTAGTTCCCAGCTTATTTGACTATTTTCGAAAGAATACGGTTTCTTACACCGTTGTTGGTATGGACAAGAGTTTCAAGGAAGAAAGTGAGATTTTAAATCGTTTTAGTGAGCATCGAAAAGAAGATGTAACTTACTGGTTTTTAGGTGATGTAGACCATTTTTCACATAAGTACACGCAAGAATCTTCGGAGGCGAAGAGAAAGCTTCGTGCACTTGATGCACTTCTAAAAAATAAATACGAAGAGTTAGTATCGACCGTAGGCTCGGTGGACCTTATCGTGTGGAGCGACCACGGACACATAACAGTAAAAGAAAGAGTAGACCTTTATAGTGTTTTCAAGCAAGAAAACCTATCGTTGACCCGTTATGATCACGTTATCGATGGCACTTTTGCGCGTTTCTGGGTCAAATCCAAAGAAGAAGAGCAAGAGATCCTTTCGGTATTTAATAAACACTTGGCAGGTTTATTTGAAGTTTTAGACGAACAGAAGTTAAAAGATCATAACTTGTACCAAACTGATGAAAAATATGGCAATTTAATTATCGCTTTATTACCAGGTTCGATATTTACTAAAACAATTTGGGGGTGGTCAAAAGGAAATAACTCAATGCATGGTTATAACCCTAATTATCCAGAGTGTGATGGCGTAATTATATCTAATTTAAATTTAGATTTAGATAACTGTCGTTTAGTGGATATAACTCCTACGGTTTTAAACTATGTTGGTATTAAAGTGCCTGGCTTCATGGATGGAAAGAGTTTGTTAGATGAATAA